A genomic region of Rhizomicrobium sp. contains the following coding sequences:
- the ssuD gene encoding FMNH2-dependent alkanesulfonate monooxygenase — protein sequence MTQDKKLNFFWFLPSAGDGSYLGSEELRRPADFGYMRDIALAADRLGYGGVLLPTGHGCFDGWTLASALAPLTERLKFLVALRPGILTPALAARQAAALDQISDGRLLLNVVTGGNPTELAYDGLFLGHDERYEQTAEFLTLWRRIMAGAPIDFHGKYLSAKGGTPLVFPPVQRPYPPIYFGGSSPAGVAVAAEHADLYLTWGEPPAQVAEKFKEVREAAARAGRKIRFGIRLHFVVRETEAEAWDTANRLISRLTPEIIATAQARIAKRVEQSEGQRRMVELHGGGKTDKLEISPNLWAGIGLVREGAATALVGDPKTVAERLREYQALGVDTVIGSAYPHLEEAYRVAELLFPALGLGAGASTIFSSDTRARAAG from the coding sequence ATGACCCAAGACAAGAAACTCAATTTCTTCTGGTTCCTGCCGAGCGCCGGCGACGGCAGCTATCTCGGCTCCGAGGAACTGCGCCGGCCGGCGGATTTCGGCTATATGCGCGACATCGCGCTGGCCGCCGACCGCCTGGGTTATGGCGGCGTGCTGCTTCCGACCGGCCATGGCTGCTTCGACGGCTGGACGCTGGCGTCGGCGCTGGCGCCGCTCACCGAACGGCTCAAATTCCTCGTCGCCCTGCGGCCCGGAATCCTGACGCCGGCGCTCGCCGCAAGGCAGGCCGCCGCGCTGGACCAGATTTCCGACGGAAGGCTGCTGCTCAATGTGGTGACCGGCGGCAATCCGACGGAGCTTGCTTATGACGGCCTGTTCCTCGGGCATGACGAGCGCTATGAGCAGACCGCCGAGTTTCTCACGCTCTGGCGGCGCATCATGGCGGGCGCCCCGATCGATTTCCACGGCAAATACCTTTCGGCGAAGGGCGGCACGCCGCTCGTCTTCCCGCCGGTGCAGAGGCCGTATCCGCCGATCTATTTCGGCGGCTCATCGCCCGCCGGTGTCGCGGTCGCGGCCGAGCATGCCGATCTCTATCTCACCTGGGGCGAACCGCCCGCGCAGGTCGCGGAGAAATTCAAGGAAGTGCGCGAGGCCGCGGCAAGGGCCGGCCGCAAAATCCGCTTCGGCATCCGCTTGCACTTCGTGGTGCGCGAAACCGAAGCCGAAGCCTGGGACACGGCCAATCGCCTCATCAGCCGGCTAACGCCCGAGATCATCGCGACCGCGCAGGCGCGCATCGCCAAGCGCGTCGAGCAATCGGAAGGCCAGCGCCGCATGGTGGAACTGCACGGCGGCGGCAAGACGGACAAGCTGGAGATCAGTCCCAATCTGTGGGCCGGCATCGGGCTGGTGCGCGAAGGCGCGGCGACGGCGCTGGTCGGCGATCCGAAGACGGTCGCCGAACGCCTCCGCGAATACCAGGCCCTGGGCGTCGATACGGTGATCGGATCGGCCTATCCGCATCTGGAGGAAGCCTATCGCGTCGCGGAGCTGTTGTTTCCGGCCCTCGGTCTTGGCGCCGGTGCCTCCACCATATTCTCAAGCGATACCAGGGCGCGCGCGGCGGGTTGA
- a CDS encoding heme ABC transporter ATP-binding protein, translated as MSLRGQDIVVRAGARRILDGVTIEVPPGTVTAVVGPNGAGKSTLLKVLSGDIVPEAGHVTLNGKALSSWRPEDLALQRAVLPQSPELAFSFRAWDVVELGRHPHRGRANRDADRAAVHGAMAATETAAFAARDCRTLSGGELHRTHYARTLAQLWDPLTDGRARFLLLDEPTSSLDLFHQHAILAKARDIARAGAGVLAILHDLNLAAAYADRLIVLAHSRVEAEGAPQDVLTTERIARVWRVDCSVISAGGIVQVMVAPR; from the coding sequence ATGAGCCTGCGCGGACAGGACATTGTCGTGCGAGCCGGCGCACGCCGCATTCTCGACGGTGTCACCATCGAGGTGCCACCGGGCACGGTGACCGCCGTCGTCGGACCCAACGGCGCCGGCAAATCGACGCTTCTGAAAGTCCTCTCCGGCGACATCGTGCCGGAAGCGGGACACGTCACGCTCAACGGCAAGGCCTTGTCGTCCTGGCGGCCCGAGGACCTCGCATTGCAGCGCGCCGTCCTGCCGCAATCGCCCGAACTCGCCTTCTCGTTCCGCGCCTGGGACGTGGTGGAGCTCGGCCGTCATCCTCATCGCGGCCGCGCCAACCGCGATGCCGACCGCGCTGCGGTGCATGGTGCGATGGCTGCCACCGAGACGGCCGCGTTCGCGGCGCGCGATTGCCGGACCTTGTCCGGCGGCGAACTACATCGTACGCACTATGCGCGCACGCTGGCACAATTGTGGGATCCGCTGACCGACGGCCGGGCTCGTTTCCTGCTGCTCGACGAGCCGACATCGAGCCTCGATCTGTTTCACCAGCACGCGATTCTCGCCAAGGCGCGCGACATCGCGCGGGCAGGCGCCGGCGTATTGGCGATCCTGCACGACCTCAATCTCGCCGCGGCCTATGCCGACCGGTTGATCGTGCTGGCGCATAGCCGCGTCGAGGCGGAAGGCGCGCCGCAGGACGTGCTGACCACCGAACGGATCGCGCGGGTGTGGCGCGTCGACTGTTCCGTCATATCCGCCGGCGGAATCGTGCAGGTCATGGTGGCACCGCGCTAG
- a CDS encoding iron ABC transporter permease: protein MAGLAGALAAACLLAATVGALSIPFSHVVAALLGRLGIDIGIPVSSVENAALFSIRLPRVALGLGVGATLGVSGAALQALFRNPLADPGLIGVSGGAACGAVGWIVLGASAPLWMHGAFALPMAAFATALLATALVYAIGRSRSRTDVATLLLAGLAVNALTTAIVGYLTYLGSDAQLRALTFWLLGGLGGATWDQIWPVLLLMAAALAAFGPLLRSYDVLALGESAAGHLGLSVETIRRVTILLTALGVGAGVALTGIVGFVGLAAPHLLRLMGGSAHRFVLPGSALLGALLVVLADVAARLLVMPAELPIGVVTSALGAPFFIWLLRRRLGEAAP from the coding sequence TTGGCGGGACTGGCGGGCGCGCTGGCGGCGGCCTGCCTGCTCGCCGCCACGGTCGGCGCGCTGTCGATTCCCTTCTCCCATGTCGTGGCCGCGCTGCTTGGCCGTCTTGGGATCGACATCGGAATACCGGTCTCGTCCGTCGAAAACGCCGCACTCTTTAGTATCCGCCTGCCGCGTGTCGCGCTCGGCCTCGGCGTCGGTGCGACGCTCGGAGTCTCGGGCGCCGCGCTGCAGGCGCTGTTCCGCAATCCGCTGGCCGATCCCGGCCTGATCGGCGTGTCGGGCGGCGCGGCCTGCGGCGCGGTCGGCTGGATCGTCCTGGGCGCCAGCGCGCCGCTATGGATGCACGGCGCCTTTGCGCTGCCCATGGCGGCCTTTGCCACCGCGCTTCTGGCGACGGCCCTGGTCTATGCGATCGGCCGTTCGCGTTCTCGCACGGATGTAGCGACCTTGCTGCTCGCGGGCCTTGCCGTGAACGCGCTGACAACCGCGATCGTCGGCTATCTGACCTATCTGGGCAGCGACGCCCAATTGCGCGCCCTGACGTTCTGGCTCCTGGGCGGCCTCGGCGGCGCGACCTGGGATCAGATCTGGCCGGTGCTGCTCCTGATGGCGGCGGCACTCGCCGCGTTCGGGCCGTTGCTGCGCAGCTATGACGTGCTGGCACTGGGCGAAAGCGCCGCCGGCCATCTCGGTCTATCCGTCGAAACCATCCGCCGCGTCACCATCCTGTTGACGGCGCTGGGCGTGGGTGCCGGCGTGGCGCTGACCGGCATCGTCGGCTTCGTCGGCCTGGCGGCGCCGCATCTGCTGCGCCTGATGGGCGGCTCGGCGCATCGCTTCGTCCTGCCCGGTTCGGCTTTGCTGGGCGCTTTGCTGGTCGTGCTCGCCGACGTCGCGGCGCGGCTGCTCGTCATGCCGGCCGAGCTTCCCATCGGCGTCGTGACCAGCGCGCTCGGCGCGCCGTTCTTCATCTGGCTGTTGCGCCGCCGCCTGGGCGAGGCCGCGCCATGA
- a CDS encoding ABC transporter substrate-binding protein, with protein MKRAIGLAAALWLVAAPSSAAPAGRIVTLGGDVTEIVFALGQQGRIVCDDQTSLYPAAATKLPQVGYLRTLAAEGVLSCKPDLILASEDAGPPAAMTQLGTTGIPIVHVPNAHSADAVPAKIAIIAEALGVADRGKALQDRYRTALAGVKVRLAAFRDHPRAVFLMAQGPGGAMAAGRDTAADVMLTLAGAQNVASGFSGYKPLTPEAAIDLKPDVIIVADHAVRMLGGIESLRARPEIAMTPAGQSGRIVAMDALLLLGFGPRTPDALAALAAALHAPAIATLH; from the coding sequence ATGAAGCGTGCGATCGGCCTTGCGGCCGCTTTGTGGCTCGTGGCGGCGCCGTCTTCGGCGGCGCCCGCCGGGCGCATCGTGACGCTGGGTGGCGACGTGACCGAGATCGTCTTCGCGCTCGGGCAGCAGGGCCGCATCGTCTGCGACGACCAGACCTCGCTCTATCCGGCGGCGGCCACCAAGCTGCCGCAGGTCGGTTACCTGCGCACGCTCGCGGCCGAGGGCGTGCTCTCCTGCAAGCCTGATCTCATTCTCGCGTCGGAGGATGCGGGGCCGCCGGCGGCGATGACGCAACTCGGCACCACGGGCATCCCAATCGTCCATGTGCCGAACGCCCATAGCGCGGACGCCGTGCCGGCGAAGATCGCGATTATCGCCGAGGCGCTGGGCGTCGCAGACCGCGGCAAAGCTTTGCAAGACAGATATCGAACCGCGCTTGCCGGCGTGAAGGTCCGGCTCGCGGCTTTCCGCGACCATCCGCGCGCGGTCTTCCTGATGGCGCAGGGGCCCGGTGGCGCCATGGCGGCCGGCCGCGACACCGCGGCCGATGTGATGCTGACGCTCGCGGGGGCGCAGAATGTCGCTTCCGGCTTCAGCGGCTATAAGCCGCTCACGCCGGAAGCGGCCATCGACCTCAAGCCCGATGTCATCATCGTCGCCGATCACGCCGTGCGCATGCTGGGCGGCATCGAGTCGCTGCGCGCCCGCCCGGAGATCGCGATGACGCCCGCCGGCCAGTCGGGACGCATCGTCGCGATGGATGCGCTGCTGTTGCTGGGCTTTGGGCCGCGCACGCCCGATGCGCTTGCGGCGTTGGCGGCGGCGCTGCACGCGCCTGCAATCGCGACGCTGCACTGA
- a CDS encoding ChuX/HutX family heme-like substrate-binding protein has translation MSDAAIAAPTKGKRLWGATLRSAWNELNERTGGKLRSRDAALRLRVSEGELIASLVGTSATRLRTDGANIVKDIPALGPVMALTRNEHCVHEKIGPYLDVTINAMHGLVLGEQIDLRIFPSRWHHTFAVIDETDDGPRRSLQIFDADGAAVHKIYQKPATDIAAFDRLIESWRAADQSPVLEIADVPASKGDRADTEIDVERLRREWSALEDTHEFFGMLRGLEVGRLQALRLAGSSFARAVVPDALARVLEAAHDTSTPIMVFVGNPGCIQIHTGTVTNLKRMGPWFNVLDPTFNLHLREDAIASAWVVRKPTRDGDVTSLELFDKDGFCFTQLFGARKPGKPELAAWRAILSAIPVSP, from the coding sequence ATGAGCGACGCCGCAATTGCCGCACCCACGAAGGGCAAACGTCTGTGGGGGGCGACCCTACGCAGTGCCTGGAACGAGCTCAACGAGCGGACCGGCGGAAAACTCCGTTCGCGTGACGCCGCCCTGCGCCTGCGCGTCAGTGAAGGCGAGTTGATCGCGAGCCTTGTCGGCACGAGCGCGACGCGTCTTCGCACCGACGGGGCGAACATCGTCAAGGACATCCCCGCCCTCGGCCCGGTGATGGCGCTGACCCGCAACGAGCATTGCGTGCACGAGAAGATCGGTCCCTATCTGGACGTCACCATCAATGCGATGCATGGGCTGGTGTTGGGCGAGCAGATCGACCTGCGCATCTTCCCGTCGCGCTGGCACCACACCTTCGCGGTGATCGATGAGACCGACGACGGCCCGCGCCGCTCGCTGCAGATCTTCGATGCCGATGGCGCGGCGGTTCACAAGATCTATCAGAAGCCGGCAACGGACATCGCGGCCTTCGACCGGCTGATCGAAAGCTGGCGGGCGGCGGACCAGTCGCCGGTGCTCGAAATCGCGGACGTGCCGGCGTCGAAAGGCGACCGCGCCGATACCGAGATCGATGTCGAACGCCTGCGCCGCGAATGGTCGGCGCTGGAAGACACCCATGAGTTCTTCGGCATGCTGCGGGGCCTCGAAGTCGGGCGCCTGCAGGCTTTGCGGCTCGCCGGCTCCTCGTTTGCGCGGGCCGTCGTGCCCGATGCGCTCGCCCGCGTCCTCGAAGCCGCGCACGATACTTCGACGCCGATCATGGTGTTCGTCGGCAATCCCGGCTGCATCCAGATCCATACCGGCACGGTGACCAATCTCAAGCGCATGGGGCCGTGGTTCAACGTGCTCGATCCGACCTTCAACCTGCATCTGCGCGAGGACGCGATCGCCTCCGCCTGGGTCGTGCGCAAACCGACGCGGGACGGCGATGTCACTTCGCTCGAACTGTTCGACAAGGATGGCTTCTGCTTCACGCAATTGTTCGGGGCCCGCAAGCCCGGCAAGCCGGAACTTGCAGCGTGGCGCGCGATCCTCTCCGCCATTCCGGTATCTCCATGA
- a CDS encoding TonB-dependent receptor, translating to MTSVCFLTGAGAAWADGAAPLQVASVETVTVTGTRNPTAVATFPGMVDVRDYNEIQADIPSTVSDLFYGMPNVQFVGGPRRTGESPSIRGLGGQDVLVLVDGVRQSWTSGHDGQFFLDPSLLAGVDVVRGPNSSLYGSGALGGVIAFRTVDASDLLGAGLTAGVRVALGYQGVDDEFLRMATGFTHIGDLDVIGSIGERSSGNIKLGSGASLAADDDVVTGFGKIGYDFGDGLSVKVSYQGYQDDAVEPDDGQGVSTGAPIDKRVTNQQVSGEIDWKPSGTDLVDLHLTPYHVEGRVLEIDPATGDRAVQDIKTDGFSADNRIPFAFANVSGLFTFGGEWYQDSQVGTDSAGVGGVRSGVPNGKDEFWGAFAQIEATVDHPLGAPGKLTLIPAVRYDSFSSSSTGNPDLNKSATSPKLAATYAPVDWFFIFGNVGEAFRAPGINELYLSGIHFEVPHPILPGVSVANTFQPNPNLKPETSRYWEAGAGVLFNDVVTAGDTLRGKASYWNQNVDDFIDLSVFTPPTFYSMGCFTPPTFLAGCNVGQTTSVNVDASLHGAEVEAIYDAPRWALQADYGTISGKERGTPFALNSLMPDIVSLIATLKIPEVDSALNLRVQNAGSFHKSYDPASNDPPTDDRKGYTLLDLYASWQPKGRLQGFRVDAGIDNLSDADYAPYAQGVSAAGRNIKILASYSYTW from the coding sequence TTGACGTCCGTTTGTTTTCTGACCGGCGCGGGAGCGGCCTGGGCCGATGGCGCCGCGCCGCTGCAGGTGGCGTCGGTCGAAACCGTAACGGTGACGGGAACGCGCAATCCGACAGCGGTCGCGACCTTTCCCGGCATGGTGGATGTGCGCGATTACAACGAGATCCAGGCGGACATCCCGTCGACCGTGTCGGACCTGTTTTACGGGATGCCGAACGTCCAGTTCGTCGGCGGTCCGCGGCGCACCGGCGAGAGCCCCAGTATTCGCGGCCTGGGCGGCCAGGACGTGTTGGTACTGGTCGATGGCGTTCGCCAAAGCTGGACGTCCGGCCATGACGGCCAGTTCTTCCTCGATCCGTCGCTGCTCGCCGGCGTCGATGTCGTGCGCGGCCCCAATTCGTCGCTCTATGGTTCCGGGGCGCTGGGCGGCGTGATCGCGTTTCGCACGGTCGACGCCTCGGACCTGCTCGGCGCGGGCCTGACCGCCGGCGTCCGCGTGGCGCTCGGCTATCAGGGCGTCGACGACGAGTTCCTGCGCATGGCGACGGGCTTCACCCATATCGGCGATCTCGACGTCATCGGCAGCATCGGCGAACGCAGTTCCGGCAACATCAAGCTCGGCTCCGGCGCTTCGCTCGCCGCGGACGACGACGTCGTCACCGGTTTCGGCAAGATCGGCTACGATTTCGGCGATGGGCTGAGCGTCAAGGTATCCTATCAGGGCTATCAGGACGACGCGGTCGAACCCGACGACGGCCAGGGCGTTTCGACTGGGGCGCCGATCGACAAGCGCGTCACCAATCAGCAGGTCTCCGGCGAAATCGACTGGAAGCCCTCCGGCACCGACCTCGTCGATCTGCACCTGACGCCTTATCACGTCGAAGGCAGGGTCCTCGAAATCGATCCGGCGACGGGCGATCGCGCGGTACAGGACATCAAGACCGACGGTTTCAGCGCCGACAACCGCATTCCCTTCGCCTTCGCCAACGTTTCCGGCCTCTTCACCTTCGGCGGCGAGTGGTATCAGGACAGCCAAGTCGGCACCGACAGCGCCGGGGTCGGCGGCGTGCGCTCCGGCGTGCCGAACGGCAAGGACGAGTTCTGGGGCGCCTTCGCGCAGATCGAAGCCACTGTCGATCATCCGCTGGGCGCGCCCGGCAAGCTGACGCTGATCCCGGCCGTGCGTTACGATTCGTTCAGTTCCTCCTCCACGGGCAATCCCGACCTCAACAAGAGCGCGACCTCGCCCAAGCTTGCCGCAACCTACGCGCCGGTCGACTGGTTCTTCATCTTCGGCAATGTCGGCGAGGCGTTCCGCGCGCCGGGAATCAACGAACTCTATCTGAGCGGTATTCACTTCGAAGTGCCGCACCCGATTCTGCCCGGCGTTTCGGTGGCGAACACGTTCCAGCCCAATCCCAATCTCAAGCCGGAGACGTCGAGATATTGGGAGGCCGGCGCCGGCGTGTTATTCAACGATGTCGTCACAGCGGGCGACACGCTGCGCGGCAAGGCCTCGTACTGGAATCAGAACGTCGACGACTTCATCGATCTCAGCGTTTTCACGCCGCCGACCTTCTACAGCATGGGTTGCTTCACGCCGCCGACCTTCCTGGCCGGCTGCAATGTCGGCCAGACGACTTCGGTCAATGTCGATGCGAGTCTGCACGGCGCCGAGGTGGAAGCGATCTACGACGCGCCGCGTTGGGCGCTGCAGGCCGACTACGGCACGATCAGCGGCAAGGAACGCGGCACGCCTTTCGCGCTGAACTCGCTGATGCCCGATATCGTCTCGCTGATCGCGACGCTCAAAATTCCGGAAGTGGACAGCGCCTTGAACCTGCGCGTGCAAAACGCGGGCTCGTTCCACAAGAGCTACGATCCGGCCAGCAACGATCCGCCGACCGACGACCGCAAGGGCTACACGCTGCTGGACCTCTATGCGAGTTGGCAGCCCAAGGGCAGGCTGCAGGGGTTCAGGGTCGACGCGGGTATCGACAATCTGTCGGACGCCGATTACGCGCCCTATGCCCAGGGCGTGAGCGCGGCGGGACGCAACATCAAGATCCTCGCCAGCTATAGCTACACATGGTGA
- a CDS encoding PAS domain-containing protein encodes MFRYGRVSEPAHASNRSLLAFIRKCEAAGGPVVGRDLPSREISSLLHSIMVIEPASDGNFRIRVAGSGLRRPFGQEVTSLRYSAIHAHPHDGPHQENMAAIVASVLDTGEPFILGVQELQHGLVKEAREAVFARILAPDRLTPWVLVSVLYSE; translated from the coding sequence GTGTTTCGCTATGGGCGCGTGTCGGAGCCTGCGCATGCTTCCAACCGCAGCCTTCTGGCGTTCATCCGCAAATGCGAGGCGGCCGGAGGGCCGGTTGTCGGCCGGGATCTGCCGTCTCGCGAGATTTCGTCTCTCCTGCATTCCATCATGGTCATCGAGCCCGCCAGCGACGGCAATTTCCGCATCCGAGTCGCCGGATCTGGATTGCGACGTCCTTTCGGCCAGGAAGTGACATCGCTTCGATATTCGGCAATCCATGCGCATCCCCATGACGGGCCACATCAGGAAAACATGGCCGCCATTGTCGCCTCGGTGCTCGACACGGGCGAACCGTTCATCCTTGGCGTCCAGGAACTCCAACACGGCCTTGTCAAAGAGGCACGAGAAGCCGTGTTCGCGCGGATCCTCGCGCCGGATAGATTGACGCCCTGGGTTCTGGTGAGCGTCCTCTATTCCGAATGA
- a CDS encoding TonB-dependent receptor, translating into MNFRNSTAVWMALALGSAVSVAQSNAALADASASGSPSGAEAIETVVVTAEKRAEDVQKVPINITALGANRIATLDIRNVQDLTAYVPSFRVTEPGNPAVSALSLRGVGQRDINVQNEGAVAVFVDQAYVSFIPAVAQPIFDVDRIEVLKGPQGTLFGRNATGGLINIVTRQPSQTFDATAMVEYGSYNEVNVQGAVGGALSDTLSARFSIAYDRDDGYIKNSIGPSLDAENSLAARLQFLWEPTSDFHYTVSAHIWRFLPSPSVSVAPTPFVQEPSGLVRHPTSAADYAAFCAGVTHGLVPTPAGAWQGGNCFVTQPDPFHTAVSPEARYNQTYGGLTGTGQWDISDDVTLTSVTDYQHLNNDFLVDEDAAPPTLFNYEIHDKDSNQFSQELRLSGANSWLTWVAGAYYLNIDHHILVVTDLYNHPGFGVRLPADYRQHTESYALFGQADIGLTDKLTLSLGLRGINDNKSLHNVSTCTSNPMAPPNLCDILGTAVFPGAIAFNRTYDGSFSHADWSGRAVMKYEPTDNIMVYGGVTRGTKSGGFNSGGAEFYPASAVEFKPETLINYEIGAKATTDDRLLTVDTSFFYYDYKDYQSFAASTDGGLRVLNVDARVRGAELALTLRPLPDLTLMGAGTYLDTLQYNVPFPSGGSGNFQMPDAPRWSFNGEVRYGFEVQGDDELSLQLNGVYVGRRSISAIDYPDERIPAYHRFDARINYDLPGGKWTAAAFVNNFTDETIIATRVDFVGQVGAAVDTLDRPRWFGGSLTYRY; encoded by the coding sequence ATGAATTTTCGCAACAGCACCGCTGTGTGGATGGCGCTCGCGCTCGGCTCGGCCGTTTCGGTGGCGCAATCGAACGCCGCGCTCGCGGATGCTTCGGCAAGCGGGTCGCCGTCCGGCGCCGAGGCTATCGAGACGGTGGTCGTCACCGCCGAAAAACGCGCCGAAGACGTCCAGAAGGTTCCGATCAACATCACCGCGCTCGGCGCCAACAGGATCGCGACGCTCGATATCCGCAACGTCCAGGACCTGACGGCCTATGTGCCGAGCTTTCGCGTGACCGAGCCCGGCAATCCCGCGGTCTCCGCGCTCAGCCTGCGCGGCGTCGGACAACGCGACATCAACGTGCAGAACGAAGGCGCGGTCGCGGTGTTCGTCGACCAGGCCTATGTGAGCTTCATCCCGGCGGTGGCGCAGCCGATCTTCGACGTGGACCGCATCGAAGTGCTCAAGGGTCCGCAGGGAACGCTGTTCGGGCGCAACGCCACCGGCGGCCTCATCAACATCGTCACGCGTCAGCCGTCCCAGACCTTCGACGCCACTGCGATGGTGGAATATGGCAGCTACAACGAGGTCAATGTGCAAGGCGCCGTCGGTGGGGCGCTCAGCGACACGTTGAGCGCGCGGTTTTCCATCGCTTATGACCGGGACGACGGCTACATCAAGAACAGCATCGGTCCGTCGCTCGACGCGGAGAATAGCCTGGCCGCTCGGCTGCAGTTCCTGTGGGAGCCGACTTCCGACTTTCACTACACCGTATCCGCGCACATCTGGCGCTTCCTGCCGAGCCCGAGCGTCAGCGTCGCGCCGACCCCCTTCGTCCAGGAGCCCAGCGGCCTGGTGCGCCATCCAACCAGCGCCGCCGACTATGCCGCGTTCTGCGCCGGCGTCACGCACGGACTGGTGCCGACGCCGGCCGGCGCGTGGCAAGGCGGCAATTGCTTCGTCACGCAGCCTGATCCTTTCCACACCGCCGTCAGCCCGGAGGCGCGCTACAACCAGACCTATGGCGGCCTGACCGGCACCGGCCAGTGGGACATCAGCGACGACGTTACGCTGACGTCGGTCACCGACTATCAGCATCTCAACAACGACTTCCTGGTCGACGAGGACGCCGCGCCGCCGACGCTGTTCAACTACGAGATCCACGACAAGGACTCCAACCAGTTCTCGCAGGAACTGCGGCTGAGCGGCGCCAATTCGTGGCTCACCTGGGTCGCGGGAGCCTATTATCTCAATATCGACCACCACATCCTGGTCGTCACCGATCTGTACAACCATCCCGGCTTCGGCGTGCGGCTGCCCGCCGACTACCGCCAGCACACCGAGAGCTATGCCCTGTTCGGCCAGGCCGATATCGGCCTGACGGACAAGTTGACGCTCAGTCTCGGCTTGCGCGGCATCAACGACAACAAGTCCCTCCACAACGTTTCGACCTGCACGTCCAATCCGATGGCGCCGCCGAATCTCTGCGACATCCTCGGCACGGCCGTGTTCCCGGGCGCTATTGCTTTCAACCGCACCTATGACGGCAGCTTCAGCCACGCCGACTGGTCCGGCCGCGCCGTCATGAAGTACGAGCCCACCGACAACATCATGGTCTATGGCGGCGTCACCCGCGGCACCAAGAGCGGCGGCTTCAATTCGGGCGGCGCCGAATTCTATCCCGCCTCGGCCGTGGAGTTTAAGCCGGAAACGCTGATCAACTACGAGATCGGCGCCAAGGCGACGACCGACGACCGGCTTCTGACCGTGGATACGTCGTTCTTCTACTACGACTATAAGGACTACCAATCCTTCGCGGCGAGCACGGACGGCGGCTTGCGTGTGCTCAATGTCGACGCTCGCGTCAGGGGCGCGGAGCTCGCGCTCACCTTGCGGCCGTTGCCGGATCTCACCCTCATGGGGGCGGGCACCTATCTCGACACGCTGCAATACAATGTGCCGTTCCCCAGCGGCGGCAGCGGAAATTTCCAGATGCCCGACGCGCCGAGGTGGAGCTTCAACGGCGAGGTGCGTTACGGCTTCGAGGTGCAGGGCGACGACGAACTCTCGCTACAGCTCAACGGAGTCTATGTCGGCAGGCGTTCGATCAGCGCGATCGACTATCCGGACGAGCGTATCCCCGCCTATCACCGGTTCGACGCGCGGATCAACTACGATCTGCCCGGCGGCAAGTGGACGGCGGCCGCGTTCGTCAACAACTTCACTGACGAGACGATCATCGCGACGCGCGTGGATTTCGTCGGCCAGGTCGGCGCCGCCGTCGACACGCTCGATCGCCCGCGCTGGTTCGGCGGGTCTCTGACCTATCGCTATTGA
- a CDS encoding VOC family protein — MINALRYLALGVPDLRAGMEFYTTFGLNAREGQGDRIGFRCDGRDHDEVVLIETGRDRKFHHISFGADASGLAQIDRNLKARDIARLDPPHRDAPDGLWFHDADGNLVNVHVAEPALPHGEPVPDINWPGSVSRIGRRGCPRPDIAARPRRLGHLILFTPDVTRQLRFYSDVLGMQVSDTIVDAYAAFLRTTGDSDHHVLGLLNSPAPGFHHASFELASIDETEIAAKRILGKGYRHAWGPGRHGVGSNYFHYFRDPWNGMAEYFFDMDRVGKDTEWKPVDWTKKDGMFLWSADGPPPPDFGKNYEIA, encoded by the coding sequence ATGATCAACGCACTACGATACCTTGCGCTCGGCGTACCGGATTTGCGCGCCGGCATGGAGTTCTACACGACGTTCGGCCTCAACGCGCGCGAGGGGCAGGGCGACCGGATCGGTTTTCGCTGCGACGGCCGCGATCACGACGAAGTCGTGCTGATTGAAACCGGGCGCGACCGCAAATTCCATCACATTTCGTTCGGCGCCGATGCGAGCGGGTTGGCGCAGATCGATCGCAATCTGAAGGCGCGCGATATCGCGCGGCTCGATCCGCCTCACCGGGATGCGCCGGATGGACTCTGGTTTCACGATGCCGACGGCAACCTCGTCAATGTCCATGTCGCCGAACCGGCTCTGCCGCACGGCGAACCCGTGCCCGACATCAACTGGCCCGGTTCGGTCAGCCGGATCGGCCGGCGCGGATGCCCGCGGCCAGACATTGCCGCCAGGCCGCGCCGGCTGGGGCATCTTATCCTCTTCACGCCGGACGTGACGCGACAACTGCGCTTCTATTCCGACGTGCTCGGCATGCAGGTGAGCGACACCATCGTCGACGCCTACGCCGCCTTCCTGCGCACCACGGGCGACAGCGATCATCATGTGCTCGGCCTGCTGAACTCGCCGGCGCCCGGATTCCATCACGCCAGCTTCGAACTGGCATCGATCGACGAAACCGAAATCGCCGCGAAACGGATTCTGGGGAAGGGGTATCGCCACGCCTGGGGCCCTGGCCGCCACGGCGTCGGCTCCAACTATTTCCACTACTTCCGCGATCCCTGGAATGGGATGGCCGAATACTTCTTCGACATGGACCGGGTCGGGAAGGACACCGAGTGGAAGCCCGTGGACTGGACCAAGAAGGACGGGATGTTCCTGTGGTCCGCTGACGGGCCGCCGCCGCCGGATTTCGGCAAGAACTACGAAATCGCCTGA